TAGGCTGTCTGGCATAACATCTTCAAAGCAACTAGATAGCTGACTCAGAGGTTTACGAGCATTGCTCATAACAGGAGTTGCCACTGTTACTTTCAAAAGGCTTAAAATATCATAGATTCTTTTTGCCCAATAAACCTTTTTATCACCTTCAGGCATAGCCAAATGCATGGCGATTCCCATAAACATTTCTTGAGGTCTTTCTAAAGGATTATGAAAATGGTCACCGATAAGATAGCGTTTACTTAATAAATGAAGGCTACTATATGTCAGCAAAGAATCGCGACCGGATTCAAGAAAAGTCTCTAACTCTGCAATCTCTTTTTTTGAATAATTCTCCAATATATAACTCCCATAAAGCCCTTCCTCCGTCAAATATTTCAATTTACTATAAAAAGAACTCAGTTTAAGTCGAGCTTCCTCCAAGGTTATCTTTCTTTCAAGTTGAACACTCAACAAACGAGAAGCTACAAACTCCCAATTTGGAGCTTCAGGAGTAATTAGTTCAACTGTTGCTTTAATTAAAATCTCAAGCGCATCGACATTCTCTTTATAGAAAGACCGATATTTAGTATAAAGTAGCGTAAGTTCATAAGGTTTCGTTGAATATACAACCTGAATTTCCTTTAACAAAGCAATCAATTCATCATCCTGAATTGTAATTTTAAACTTATTAATAATTTCTCGATACTCCGATCTTTTTTCCCGATAAAGGATGTATGCTTTTGCCACTTGGTAGTGTCCACGTTGCATTAAAGTCATTTCTACCAGATCTTGTATTGTTTCAACATCAACGCTTTCTCCAAACTCGATTTTTGATTCAATATCCATACAAATTGTATGAAGTTCTTCTTCTGTCACATTTAAATTTAAGCCCATAAAAGCTCTCTTTATGGCTAATTTAACCTTATCAAATGTAAAATCTTCCATCTGACGATTACGCTTTATTATTTTCATTTTAACAGTGTTATTAGTGTTATTGTAAGCAACTGCATGTAGAATGAAGAACAACGAAACTATATAATATTGTTTAGAACGAATCAAAATAAAAATCCTATTGTTTGTTAATACGAACAATAGGATTTTCTAAACTTGAACCTACTAGAAAGCAAAACAGTCAAATAAAATAAATGAATAAATTTAGAGTTTAAGCGGATAATAAGGCTTTCAAAAAAAGCATCTTAACTAAAAATCACCAACCGATTGTATCCAGGTTTCCGACATCTTCTCGTGCCCCGCCGGCGTTGGATGAATTCCATCCCAAATCCAATAAGAGTCAGAAATTGCAGGATACTTGTAATATAACTCATCAAAAAGTTGCTGGTAGTTCAGAAAGGTAGCATGATAGTCTGATGCTATTTTCTTCACAACTCTAACAGCCTGTCGTACTAAGCTATCCCGCAATGCAAAATTTGGCTTTTGAAACATACTACCTGACTTAAAAACAAAAGGAGAGCATAACACTAATTTCAATTGAGGATTTTCTTTTAGAGAAGATTCTATTAACGAACGATAACGATGTTCCCAATTGGCAAAATCAAAGCTTTTCTGATTACTACTCAAAACCTGATCAATATCATTCGTGCCAATTAGTATAGACAGAACATTCGGTTTTTCATCTATCACATCTCTTTTCCAGCGTTTGTTCAAATCCCTTAATGTGTTCCCACTTATCCCACGATTAATAAAATGATAATCTCGCTCTGGATACATGCCCATATAATGAGCAGCACACAGATACATATACCCACTTCCAAAGATATGGTTCTGATCCCAATGATTGCGCTCAGCAGAACTTTTACTTCCGCCGCCGCCCCAATTGCCATCGGTTATAGAATCTCCAATAAACAAAACTTTAGTCCCAACACTTCGATTGGTAATCGCTTTATACACCTCTCTAGCCAACACAGCAGCCCCTTTAGGATTTGGATGAATATTATCAGGGAAAAGCTCTTTCATTCCTTCAGTAGGAGTATGCAAATCAATAACAGTAAGCCCCATTTTTTTCGCAATCTGATCTATCATAGGAATAACTTCATTCACAATAATGCTGTCATTTATTCCCCATTGCACTGCATAAGCTTTTGCCGGATAGCATAAATAAACCTTAGGATGAGAAGAAAGAGAACGAAAAGCGTTCACCATCGTTTCCATATCAATAGGATAATCTTTTTTAAACCGCCAGTTCTTTGGTTTTGTATCGTTAGTACCTAACTTTATCACTACAACATCAGGCAGATAATTCAAAGCATCCTGAAACATAGTTTCTTTCATATAAGGACGATCACCCTTATTCAAGAGAGTACGCGCACTAAAACCGAAATTTTTCACTTCATATTCAGTACCTAACATACGCCCAAGCATTACCGGGTAAGTATGGTTTTCACGATCTTTAATGCCTGCGCCAAAAGTAATGCTATTGCCCACACAAGCAACTTTTATTCTAGCTTCTTGCGCTGATGAATGCAACAGAAAAAAAGACATAAGAAATAGCAAGACAAATAATTTTCTCATAGTATTCAATATTTATAATTCAA
This is a stretch of genomic DNA from uncultured Bacteroides sp.. It encodes these proteins:
- a CDS encoding GDSL-type esterase/lipase family protein, which produces MRKLFVLLFLMSFFLLHSSAQEARIKVACVGNSITFGAGIKDRENHTYPVMLGRMLGTEYEVKNFGFSARTLLNKGDRPYMKETMFQDALNYLPDVVVIKLGTNDTKPKNWRFKKDYPIDMETMVNAFRSLSSHPKVYLCYPAKAYAVQWGINDSIIVNEVIPMIDQIAKKMGLTVIDLHTPTEGMKELFPDNIHPNPKGAAVLAREVYKAITNRSVGTKVLFIGDSITDGNWGGGGSKSSAERNHWDQNHIFGSGYMYLCAAHYMGMYPERDYHFINRGISGNTLRDLNKRWKRDVIDEKPNVLSILIGTNDIDQVLSSNQKSFDFANWEHRYRSLIESSLKENPQLKLVLCSPFVFKSGSMFQKPNFALRDSLVRQAVRVVKKIASDYHATFLNYQQLFDELYYKYPAISDSYWIWDGIHPTPAGHEKMSETWIQSVGDF